The Williamsia sp. DF01-3 genome has a window encoding:
- a CDS encoding acyl-CoA dehydrogenase family protein gives MGQVLDRIEEHAEEIRAAGVEGDELMRLPDSSAQRLRESGVIRLLQPVEHGGLAVHPREFAETVMGVAAMDGAAGWVSGIVGVHPWELAFADPKVQEEIWGDDPDTWVASPYAPMGVAKPVDGGYVLEGRWSFSSGTDHCDWIVLGAIVGDADGKPVMPPTILHVFLPRADYTIIDDSWDVVGLRGTGSKDVVVDGAFIPTYRTLDSADVMDGSAPRAAGRTESTYLMPFSCMFPLGITSAVIGIAEGALACHIAAQRDRVAITGQKIKEDPYVLYAIGESAAEIAASRAALLETVDRFYDKTEAGKEISFDERAIGRRTQTAAAWRAVRAVDEIFARSGGGALHRKFPMQRFFRDAHAGLAHAIHVPGSIFHASALTQLGGEPQGMMRSMI, from the coding sequence ATGGGTCAGGTGCTCGACCGGATCGAAGAACATGCCGAGGAGATCCGCGCTGCGGGTGTCGAAGGCGACGAGTTGATGCGCCTGCCGGATTCCTCCGCGCAGCGGTTGCGGGAGTCGGGAGTGATCCGGCTCCTGCAGCCGGTCGAGCACGGCGGGCTGGCTGTCCACCCCCGTGAGTTCGCCGAGACGGTCATGGGCGTCGCGGCCATGGACGGGGCCGCGGGCTGGGTGTCCGGAATCGTCGGAGTGCACCCGTGGGAGTTGGCGTTCGCCGACCCCAAGGTGCAGGAAGAGATCTGGGGCGACGACCCCGACACCTGGGTGGCCTCGCCCTATGCGCCGATGGGTGTGGCCAAGCCGGTCGACGGCGGGTATGTGCTCGAAGGCCGTTGGTCGTTCTCGTCCGGCACCGACCACTGCGATTGGATCGTCCTAGGGGCGATCGTGGGCGACGCAGACGGCAAGCCGGTCATGCCGCCGACCATCCTGCACGTCTTCCTGCCCCGTGCCGACTACACCATCATCGATGACTCGTGGGATGTGGTGGGCCTGCGTGGTACCGGCTCGAAGGATGTGGTGGTCGACGGCGCCTTCATCCCGACCTACCGGACTCTCGACTCGGCAGACGTGATGGACGGTAGTGCGCCGCGGGCGGCCGGTCGCACCGAGTCGACCTACCTGATGCCGTTCAGTTGTATGTTCCCCCTTGGCATCACGTCGGCGGTGATCGGTATCGCCGAGGGTGCGCTGGCGTGTCACATTGCGGCGCAACGAGACCGAGTGGCCATCACCGGCCAGAAGATCAAGGAGGATCCGTACGTCCTCTATGCCATCGGCGAGTCGGCCGCCGAGATCGCGGCGTCGCGGGCCGCTCTGCTCGAGACGGTGGATCGTTTCTACGACAAAACCGAGGCGGGCAAAGAGATCTCGTTCGACGAGCGGGCCATCGGGCGGCGCACCCAGACCGCTGCTGCCTGGCGGGCGGTGCGGGCGGTCGACGAGATCTTCGCGCGGTCGGGCGGCGGCGCACTGCACCGGAAGTTCCCCATGCAGAGGTTCTTTCGTGATGCGCACGCCGGACTCGCCCACGCCATCCACGTGCCGGGTTCGATCTTCCACGCGTCGGCGCTCACTCAGCTCGGCGGTGAGCCCCAGGGCATGATGCGCTCGATGATCTAG
- a CDS encoding aldehyde dehydrogenase family protein: MAPTHTQKFYIDGQWVDPVSTSTLDVINPATEEVVATIALGDEKDVEHAVAAARKAFETFSETTREERISLLEKIIEVYSRRLGDLAEAVSIEMGAPVSLAQGAQAPAGLGHLMFGLEALKNFEFEEKVNSTTVVREPVGVCALITPWNWPLNQIGAKVAPALAAGCTVVLKPSEIAPLSGLVFAEILDEAGVPPGVFNLVNGDGPTVGVALSSHPEVDMVSFTGSTRAGIEVARNAAPTVKRVAQELGGKSANIILDDEALADSVARDVAAMVVNSGQSCNAGSRILVPAGRMAEAAEIAKETAAKIVVGSPADENTQIGPVVSQAQFDKIQRLIETGVDEGADVVVGGSGRPDGVDVGYFVKPTVFANVTNDMTIAREEIFGPVMVLIGYQDEDDAVRIANDSSYGLGGMVSSADTDRARKVARKMRTGTVHINGAPLAMDSPFGGYKQSGNGREFGKFGMEEFLEVKSIFGDNA, translated from the coding sequence ATGGCACCCACCCACACGCAGAAGTTCTACATCGACGGACAGTGGGTGGACCCGGTGTCCACCTCGACCCTCGACGTCATCAACCCGGCAACCGAAGAGGTCGTCGCGACGATCGCCCTCGGCGACGAGAAGGATGTCGAACACGCTGTCGCGGCGGCGCGCAAGGCGTTCGAGACGTTCTCCGAGACCACCCGCGAAGAGCGTATCTCGTTGTTGGAGAAGATCATCGAGGTGTACTCGCGGCGTCTCGGCGACCTCGCCGAAGCGGTCAGCATCGAGATGGGTGCTCCGGTGAGTCTCGCGCAGGGAGCGCAGGCTCCGGCCGGCCTGGGGCATCTCATGTTCGGCCTGGAAGCACTGAAGAACTTCGAGTTCGAGGAGAAGGTCAACTCCACCACGGTGGTCCGCGAACCGGTCGGCGTCTGCGCACTGATCACCCCCTGGAACTGGCCGCTGAACCAGATCGGCGCCAAGGTGGCCCCGGCTCTGGCCGCCGGCTGCACCGTGGTGCTCAAGCCGTCCGAGATCGCCCCGCTCAGCGGACTGGTGTTCGCCGAGATCCTCGATGAGGCGGGCGTGCCGCCGGGCGTGTTCAACCTGGTCAACGGCGACGGCCCGACCGTGGGTGTGGCGTTGTCCTCGCATCCGGAGGTCGACATGGTCTCGTTCACCGGGTCCACTCGCGCGGGCATCGAGGTGGCCAGGAATGCGGCTCCCACGGTCAAGCGTGTGGCGCAGGAACTCGGCGGCAAGTCCGCCAACATCATCCTCGACGACGAGGCGCTGGCCGACTCCGTGGCGCGTGATGTCGCGGCGATGGTGGTCAACTCGGGCCAGTCGTGCAACGCGGGATCACGCATCCTCGTTCCGGCCGGGCGGATGGCCGAGGCAGCTGAGATCGCCAAGGAGACGGCGGCCAAGATCGTGGTCGGATCGCCCGCGGACGAGAACACGCAGATCGGACCGGTGGTCTCGCAGGCTCAGTTCGACAAGATCCAGCGGCTCATCGAAACCGGTGTCGACGAGGGAGCCGACGTGGTCGTCGGTGGTTCGGGCCGCCCGGACGGCGTCGACGTCGGGTACTTCGTCAAGCCGACGGTGTTCGCGAACGTCACCAACGACATGACCATCGCCCGCGAGGAGATCTTCGGTCCGGTGATGGTGCTCATCGGATATCAGGACGAAGACGACGCAGTCCGCATCGCCAACGACTCGAGCTACGGGCTCGGCGGCATGGTCTCGTCCGCGGACACCGATCGCGCGCGCAAGGTCGCCCGCAAGATGCGCACCGGAACCGTGCACATCAACGGTGCCCCGCTGGCCATGGATTCACCGTTCGGTGGTTACAAGCAGTCGGGTAACGGCCGCGAGTTCGGGAAGTTCGGCATGGAGGAGTTCTTGGAGGTCAAGTCGATCTTCGGGGACAACGCGTAG
- the mmsB gene encoding 3-hydroxyisobutyrate dehydrogenase, giving the protein MSTIAFLGLGHMGGPMAKNLVKAGHTVHGYDPSPEAAVAAKENGVEVFAGGIEAVADADVVITMLPHGKAVIECYEQILPGAKTGALLIDSSTISVDDARKIHQHADDHGFAQIDAPVSGGVKGADAGTLAFMVGGTEEAFVAAQTILEPMAGKVIHCGDAGSGQAAKVCNNMVLAVQQIAIGEAFVLAEKLGLEAQALYDVITGATGNCWAVHTNCPVPGPVPTSPANNDFKPGFATALMNKDLGLAMAAVESTGAIAPLGEHAATLYADFAQDNAGKDFSAIIETLR; this is encoded by the coding sequence ATGAGCACCATCGCGTTCCTCGGTCTGGGCCACATGGGCGGACCCATGGCAAAGAATCTGGTCAAGGCCGGGCACACCGTACACGGATACGATCCGTCGCCCGAGGCGGCAGTGGCTGCCAAGGAAAACGGTGTGGAGGTGTTCGCCGGAGGCATCGAGGCAGTTGCCGACGCCGACGTGGTGATCACCATGCTCCCGCACGGCAAGGCCGTCATCGAGTGCTACGAGCAGATCCTGCCCGGTGCGAAGACCGGTGCGCTGCTGATCGACAGCTCCACCATCTCGGTCGACGACGCCCGCAAGATCCACCAGCACGCCGACGATCACGGGTTCGCGCAGATCGATGCCCCGGTCTCCGGTGGTGTGAAGGGTGCCGACGCCGGGACGCTCGCCTTCATGGTCGGAGGCACCGAGGAAGCGTTTGTCGCGGCCCAGACGATCTTGGAACCGATGGCCGGAAAGGTCATCCATTGCGGCGACGCCGGGAGCGGCCAGGCCGCCAAGGTCTGCAACAACATGGTGCTAGCGGTTCAGCAGATCGCGATCGGAGAGGCGTTTGTCCTCGCGGAGAAGCTGGGTCTCGAGGCGCAGGCGTTGTACGACGTGATCACCGGCGCCACCGGAAACTGCTGGGCCGTGCACACCAACTGCCCGGTTCCGGGTCCGGTGCCGACCTCTCCGGCCAACAACGACTTCAAGCCGGGGTTCGCCACCGCGCTGATGAACAAAGACCTGGGGTTGGCGATGGCGGCGGTGGAGTCAACCGGCGCGATCGCACCGCTCGGAGAGCACGCGGCCACCCTGTACGCGGACTTCGCGCAGGACAACGCCGGTAAGGACTTCAGCGCGATCATCGAAACGCTGCGCTGA
- a CDS encoding acyl-CoA dehydrogenase family protein, with translation MDDDDKVIVDTASAFARKRLEPHALDWDERKHFPVEELREAAELGMAGIYTSEDVGGSGLRRIDGVRIFEELAKADPTTAAFLSIHNMCTWMVDSYGTDDQRTTWAAKMASMEAVASYCLTEPAAGSDAAALRTKAVRDGDDYLLNGVKQFISGGGVSDVYIVMARTGAEGPKGISTFIVPANTPGLSFGANEQKMGWNAQPTAQVIMEDARVPAANLLGGVEGTGFGIAMNGLNGGRINIAACSLGGAQAAYNKAITYVSDREAFGGKLIDEPTIRFTLADMATSLETARLILWRAADALDAGHPDKVELCAMAKRYVTDTCFDVADQALQLHGGYGYLREYGLEKIVRDLRVNRILEGTNEIMRVVIGRAEADKSTKGQYL, from the coding sequence ATGGATGACGATGACAAGGTCATCGTCGACACTGCCTCGGCGTTCGCGCGCAAGAGGCTCGAGCCACACGCCCTCGACTGGGATGAGCGCAAGCACTTCCCGGTCGAGGAGCTTCGCGAGGCCGCCGAACTCGGCATGGCGGGCATCTACACGAGCGAAGACGTGGGCGGAAGCGGTCTGCGGCGGATCGACGGCGTACGGATCTTCGAGGAACTGGCGAAGGCTGATCCCACCACGGCGGCCTTTCTGTCGATCCACAACATGTGCACGTGGATGGTCGACTCGTACGGCACGGACGATCAGCGCACCACATGGGCGGCCAAAATGGCCTCGATGGAGGCCGTCGCCAGCTACTGCCTGACCGAACCTGCTGCCGGAAGTGACGCTGCGGCACTGCGTACCAAGGCAGTTCGCGACGGCGACGACTACCTGCTGAACGGGGTCAAGCAGTTCATCTCCGGCGGCGGCGTCTCTGACGTGTACATCGTGATGGCCCGTACGGGTGCGGAGGGTCCAAAGGGGATCTCGACGTTCATCGTCCCTGCGAACACGCCGGGACTCTCGTTCGGCGCCAACGAGCAGAAGATGGGCTGGAACGCGCAGCCCACCGCTCAGGTCATCATGGAGGACGCGCGGGTACCGGCGGCCAATCTCCTCGGTGGGGTGGAGGGTACGGGCTTCGGCATCGCGATGAACGGACTCAACGGTGGCCGTATCAACATCGCCGCATGTTCGCTGGGTGGTGCCCAGGCGGCCTACAACAAGGCCATCACCTACGTGTCCGACCGAGAAGCGTTCGGCGGCAAGCTGATCGACGAACCGACCATCCGGTTCACGCTTGCCGACATGGCCACGTCGCTGGAGACCGCCCGCCTCATCCTGTGGCGGGCCGCCGATGCGCTCGACGCCGGTCATCCCGACAAGGTCGAGCTCTGCGCGATGGCCAAGCGGTATGTGACCGACACCTGCTTCGACGTCGCCGATCAGGCGCTGCAGTTGCACGGCGGATACGGATACCTGCGTGAGTACGGTCTGGAGAAAATCGTCCGAGACCTCCGGGTGAACCGAATACTGGAGGGAACCAACGAGATCATGCGGGTTGTGATCGGCCGCGCAGAGGCGGACAAGTCGACAAAGGGGCAATACCTATGA
- a CDS encoding CoA-acylating methylmalonate-semialdehyde dehydrogenase, producing MTRQIDHFVDGAPLAGTSGRTADVMDPSTGKVQATVPLASTAEVDAAVASAVEAQKIWAAWNPQRRARVMMKFVALVGENMDELAELLSKEHGKTVPDAKGDIQRGVEVIEFAIGIPHLLKGEFTEGAGTGIDVHSVRQPLGVVAGITPFNFPAMIPLWKAGPALATGNAFILKPSERDPSVPVRLAELFLEAGLPPGVFQVIHGDKEAVDALLNNDDVQAYGFVGSSDIAQYIYSNAAANGKRAQCFGGAKNHMIILPDADLDQVADALIGAGYGSAGERCMAISVAVPVGEATANRLREKLVDKVNALRVGHSLDIKADYGPLVSKAALERVKDYIQQGVDAGAELVIDGRERTTDDLTYDGQSLEEGYFIGPTLFDHVKKDQTIYTDEIFGPVVCIVRAADYEEALALPSEHEYGNGVAIFTQDGDAARDFTARVQCGMVGVNVPIPVPVAYHTFGGWKRSGFGDLNQHGPAAIQFYTKVKTITTRWPSGIKDGAEFVIPTMD from the coding sequence ATGACCAGGCAAATCGACCATTTTGTGGACGGCGCACCGCTCGCCGGCACCAGCGGGCGCACCGCAGATGTGATGGACCCCAGCACCGGCAAGGTGCAGGCGACCGTTCCTCTCGCCAGTACGGCCGAGGTCGACGCCGCCGTTGCCAGCGCAGTCGAGGCGCAGAAGATCTGGGCTGCATGGAACCCGCAGCGCCGCGCTCGCGTGATGATGAAGTTCGTTGCACTTGTCGGCGAGAACATGGACGAACTCGCCGAGCTGCTCTCCAAGGAGCACGGCAAGACCGTTCCCGATGCGAAGGGCGACATCCAGCGCGGCGTCGAGGTCATCGAGTTCGCGATCGGTATCCCGCATCTACTCAAGGGTGAGTTCACCGAAGGCGCCGGCACCGGCATCGACGTGCACTCGGTACGCCAGCCGCTCGGTGTGGTCGCAGGCATCACCCCCTTCAACTTCCCGGCGATGATCCCGCTGTGGAAGGCCGGCCCCGCGCTGGCGACCGGAAACGCGTTCATCCTCAAGCCGTCCGAGCGTGACCCGTCGGTGCCCGTGCGTCTGGCCGAGTTGTTCCTCGAGGCGGGACTGCCGCCCGGCGTGTTCCAGGTCATCCATGGCGACAAGGAAGCCGTCGACGCACTGCTCAACAACGACGACGTCCAGGCCTACGGTTTCGTCGGCAGCTCCGACATCGCGCAGTACATCTACTCCAACGCGGCCGCGAACGGCAAGCGCGCGCAGTGCTTCGGTGGCGCCAAGAACCACATGATCATCCTCCCTGACGCCGACCTCGATCAGGTCGCCGACGCACTGATCGGTGCCGGATACGGCAGCGCCGGCGAGCGCTGCATGGCGATCTCGGTGGCCGTGCCCGTGGGTGAGGCCACAGCAAATCGTCTGCGCGAGAAGCTGGTCGACAAGGTCAACGCCCTGCGCGTCGGCCACAGCCTCGACATCAAGGCCGACTACGGCCCCCTCGTCAGCAAGGCTGCTCTCGAACGCGTCAAGGACTACATCCAGCAGGGTGTGGACGCCGGTGCCGAGCTGGTCATCGACGGCCGCGAGCGCACGACCGACGACCTGACCTACGACGGTCAGAGCCTGGAAGAGGGCTACTTCATCGGGCCCACCCTCTTCGATCACGTCAAGAAGGATCAGACGATCTACACCGACGAGATCTTCGGACCGGTCGTCTGCATCGTCCGTGCCGCAGATTACGAAGAGGCCCTTGCGCTTCCGTCTGAGCACGAGTACGGCAACGGCGTCGCGATCTTCACCCAGGACGGCGACGCGGCCCGCGACTTCACCGCTCGCGTCCAGTGCGGCATGGTGGGCGTGAACGTGCCCATCCCGGTGCCGGTGGCCTACCACACCTTCGGTGGCTGGAAGCGTTCCGGATTCGGCGATCTGAACCAGCACGGGCCGGCGGCGATCCAGTTCTACACCAAGGTCAAGACCATCACGACTCGGTGGCCGTCCGGCATCAAGGATGGCGCCGAGTTCGTCATCCCGACCATGGACTGA
- a CDS encoding DUF5302 domain-containing protein, with product MAEDSETKRKFREALERKKNRDLPTGDHKDSASKASGQHGPEGGPHQFRRKTG from the coding sequence ATGGCCGAAGATTCAGAGACCAAGCGTAAGTTCCGAGAAGCATTGGAACGCAAGAAGAATCGCGATCTGCCCACCGGCGATCACAAGGATTCGGCATCCAAGGCGTCCGGTCAGCACGGGCCTGAAGGTGGCCCGCATCAGTTCCGGCGCAAAACCGGGTAG
- a CDS encoding flavodoxin family protein — protein MSVVILYGSETGTAEVVSDSISDVLTENHDVSMYDMSEFAVEDLSAEDFYVVVCSTYGEGELPTGAEPFAEALDDEKPALDGLRFAMFGLGDSVYDDTYNRGGEIMAEKLTELGATQVGEHGRHDASSKVSAKVQAAEWAQQISPLISPALR, from the coding sequence ATGTCTGTTGTGATCCTGTACGGCAGCGAGACCGGAACCGCCGAAGTGGTGTCCGATTCCATCTCCGACGTGCTGACCGAGAACCATGACGTGTCGATGTACGACATGTCCGAGTTCGCCGTCGAAGACCTCTCCGCCGAGGACTTCTATGTGGTGGTCTGCTCGACCTATGGCGAGGGCGAGCTGCCCACCGGAGCCGAGCCGTTCGCCGAGGCCCTCGACGACGAGAAACCCGCCCTCGACGGTCTCCGCTTTGCCATGTTCGGCCTCGGCGACAGCGTCTACGACGACACCTACAACCGCGGCGGCGAGATCATGGCCGAAAAGCTCACCGAACTCGGCGCCACCCAGGTGGGCGAGCACGGGCGCCACGATGCGTCGTCGAAGGTGAGCGCCAAGGTGCAGGCGGCCGAATGGGCACAGCAGATTTCTCCGCTCATCTCTCCCGCGCTGCGCTGA
- a CDS encoding FAD-binding oxidoreductase encodes MSTKTVLDDLVTALPAGTVITDPDIVVGYRQDRAFDPDAGTAMAVVRATSTEDVVATVRWCAANSIPVIPRGAGTGLSGGATAIDGGIVLTTEKMRDITVDPVTRTAICQPGLLNAEVKAAVKEHGLWYPPDPSSFEICSIGGNAATNAGGLCCVKYGVTSDYVLGLEVVLADGRAVRLGGPRLKDSAGLSLTKLFVGSEGTLGIITEVTLRLLPPQPPASTVVGTFSSVHAASEAVLAITSTIRPAMLEFMDKVAINAVEDQLKMGLDRTAGALLVAQSDAPGAAGAAEVEVIEQAFTTCGAGEVFATTDPDEGEAFTAARRYAIPAVEKIGPLLLEDVGVPLHKLPDLIDGIEAIAADRRVLISVIAHAGDGNTHPLIVHDPNDPDETERANLAFGEIMDLAIRLGGTITGEHGVGRLKKGWLPDQLGPDVIELTQRIKNAVDPLGILNPGTML; translated from the coding sequence ATGTCGACGAAGACGGTGTTGGACGACCTGGTGACGGCCCTGCCCGCGGGGACGGTGATCACCGATCCCGACATCGTCGTGGGCTACCGCCAGGACCGGGCATTCGACCCCGACGCGGGTACCGCGATGGCGGTGGTCCGCGCGACGAGCACCGAGGACGTCGTCGCGACCGTGAGGTGGTGCGCTGCCAACTCCATCCCGGTGATCCCCCGCGGAGCCGGCACCGGTCTGTCCGGCGGAGCCACGGCCATCGATGGCGGCATCGTCCTGACCACCGAGAAGATGCGCGACATCACCGTCGATCCGGTCACCCGTACGGCGATCTGCCAGCCCGGACTGCTCAACGCCGAGGTCAAGGCTGCGGTCAAGGAACACGGACTCTGGTATCCGCCGGATCCGTCGTCGTTCGAGATCTGCTCCATCGGCGGCAACGCGGCAACCAACGCGGGCGGCCTGTGTTGTGTGAAGTACGGCGTCACGAGCGACTACGTCCTCGGCCTCGAAGTGGTGCTCGCCGATGGGCGGGCAGTGCGCCTGGGCGGACCGCGGCTCAAGGACAGCGCCGGGCTGTCACTGACCAAACTGTTCGTCGGCAGTGAGGGCACTCTGGGCATCATCACCGAGGTGACCTTGCGGCTGCTGCCGCCACAGCCGCCGGCGTCGACCGTGGTGGGCACCTTCTCGTCGGTGCATGCCGCCTCCGAGGCGGTCCTCGCGATCACGTCGACAATCCGGCCCGCGATGCTCGAGTTCATGGACAAGGTCGCGATCAACGCCGTCGAGGACCAGCTGAAGATGGGCCTCGACCGCACCGCCGGGGCCCTGCTCGTCGCCCAGTCCGATGCGCCAGGTGCTGCCGGAGCCGCCGAGGTCGAGGTCATCGAGCAGGCATTCACCACCTGCGGCGCCGGCGAGGTGTTCGCCACCACCGATCCCGACGAGGGCGAGGCATTCACCGCTGCGCGGCGGTACGCCATCCCCGCCGTCGAGAAGATCGGTCCCCTGCTACTCGAGGATGTCGGGGTTCCGCTGCACAAATTGCCAGATCTCATCGATGGCATCGAGGCGATCGCCGCCGACCGACGGGTGCTGATCTCCGTCATCGCGCACGCCGGCGACGGCAACACGCACCCGCTGATCGTGCACGACCCCAACGATCCCGACGAGACCGAACGAGCCAATCTCGCGTTCGGGGAAATCATGGACCTGGCGATCAGACTCGGCGGCACGATCACCGGCGAGCACGGAGTCGGACGATTGAAGAAGGGCTGGCTGCCCGATCAGCTGGGCCCCGACGTCATCGAGCTGACGCAGCGGATCAAGAACGCGGTCGATCCCCTGGGCATCCTCAACCCCGGGACGATGCTGTAG
- a CDS encoding NAD(P)/FAD-dependent oxidoreductase, producing the protein MTESTAETDSSITEYDVIVIGGGPAGEVAAQYATAGSDRTAAIVEHELLGGECSYWACMPSKALLRPIEIHAAASNLDGIKVGEKLNPEELLRRRDTWVSQYEDGGQEKWATGLDIAVLRGHGVISGERTVTVDNGGQCQTVRARLAVIVATGSTAVIPELFADAQPWTSRDATGVREIPGSLIVVGGGVVACEAATWMAALGSKVTLLSRGSLLGKTEPFAGEMVAEALTAAGIDVRQHVDITEVRRPVSADTGIGRIHGDPATVVAGGEEITADEVLVATGRRPARSGIGLDDVDAEASWLFFVGDASEGPALTHWGKYQARNVGRLIAARADGRPDPVVPDGVPVPQVIFTDPQVASVGFTEREAIDNGIDVTVAEIAFESVAGFGLLRDDAHGKARLVIDKAAGVIVGATFVGPEVDELVHAATIAIVGRVPVDTLWHAVPSYPTVSEVWLRLLESLPES; encoded by the coding sequence ATGACTGAATCGACCGCGGAGACAGACAGTTCGATCACCGAGTACGACGTCATCGTCATCGGAGGTGGACCCGCAGGAGAGGTCGCCGCGCAGTACGCGACCGCCGGTTCTGACCGAACCGCCGCGATCGTCGAACACGAACTGCTCGGCGGGGAGTGCTCCTACTGGGCCTGTATGCCGAGCAAGGCACTGCTCCGTCCGATCGAAATACATGCCGCGGCATCCAACCTCGATGGAATCAAGGTCGGCGAGAAACTCAACCCCGAGGAACTGCTGCGTCGGCGTGACACCTGGGTGAGCCAGTACGAGGACGGGGGACAGGAGAAGTGGGCGACCGGCCTCGACATCGCCGTCCTCCGGGGCCACGGGGTCATCTCCGGCGAGCGCACCGTGACCGTTGACAACGGGGGCCAATGTCAGACGGTGCGTGCGCGCCTGGCGGTGATCGTGGCCACCGGCAGCACCGCCGTGATCCCCGAACTCTTCGCCGACGCGCAGCCGTGGACGTCCCGGGATGCCACCGGGGTCAGGGAGATCCCGGGCTCGTTGATCGTGGTCGGCGGCGGTGTGGTGGCCTGCGAGGCCGCTACATGGATGGCGGCGCTGGGCAGCAAGGTCACCTTGCTCTCGCGCGGATCGCTGCTGGGTAAGACCGAACCCTTTGCCGGTGAGATGGTGGCCGAGGCGCTGACCGCAGCGGGCATCGATGTGCGTCAACACGTCGACATCACCGAGGTGCGCCGACCGGTCTCCGCGGACACCGGCATCGGCCGCATCCACGGTGACCCGGCGACCGTGGTCGCCGGTGGTGAGGAGATCACCGCGGATGAAGTCCTGGTTGCGACCGGGCGCCGCCCTGCCCGCAGCGGCATCGGGCTGGATGACGTCGATGCCGAGGCGTCGTGGCTCTTCTTCGTGGGCGACGCGTCCGAGGGCCCGGCACTCACCCATTGGGGCAAGTATCAGGCCCGCAACGTGGGTCGGCTGATCGCCGCCCGGGCGGATGGACGCCCCGACCCGGTTGTGCCCGACGGGGTTCCGGTGCCGCAGGTGATCTTCACCGATCCGCAGGTCGCGAGCGTGGGTTTCACCGAGCGCGAAGCGATCGACAACGGGATCGACGTGACGGTTGCCGAGATCGCCTTCGAGTCGGTGGCCGGATTCGGGCTGCTCCGCGACGATGCCCACGGCAAGGCAAGGCTGGTGATCGACAAAGCTGCCGGTGTCATCGTCGGCGCCACCTTTGTCGGTCCCGAAGTCGACGAACTCGTCCATGCGGCGACGATCGCCATCGTGGGCCGCGTTCCGGTCGACACGTTGTGGCACGCGGTGCCGTCGTACCCGACGGTCAGCGAAGTGTGGCTACGCCTGCTGGAGTCTTTGCCTGAGTCGTAG